From Aedes albopictus strain Foshan chromosome 1, AalbF5, whole genome shotgun sequence, one genomic window encodes:
- the LOC134288328 gene encoding uncharacterized protein LOC134288328, producing the protein MQTLQNEQKSKDEELQMERIMREKRIEMDLEFKKKRMAMEKHMRDREMELERELLEQSLAQEKEHLNRMKLMRLQYRSQMDQVQQEIKQLNTTSEADETPKAVDRNPAFLGESSRATFVNADATNVSVRSNLSKFKPLAPSKQGHETDSDDSDETSDSESSEEESAEDESDSEAEKPRTGPSKAQLAARNGITKRLPIFTGKPEEWPLFIGAFEASTEACGFSEVENLVRLQESLKGPALESVRCQLLLPKSVPRVIKKLRQMYGRPEQLLQCHLERIRKLDSPKADKLASYVPFGNAVEQLCDHLKMAGLKEHLVNPLLLQDLVDKLPSGDKREWVRYKKKKKSVTLCTLSKFLSKIVAEACEANVSLEIKPDPRVSVSTKATKGISKGAVFNHSSLEPSNKSDDARRSQKPCIVCQRNDHRLRYCEDFKKLPAADRIKLAQQKKLCKVCLNDHGNAECKFKLRCNVGDCQQRHNPLLHPPQTTLAINAHVRVNGSILFRMLPVLLHCGQKSVSTLAFLDEGASVTLIEQHLADKIGASGVNLPLTINWTSDISRTESDSICTNLWISSPGSNEKNLLKTVQTVRELLLPAQSLESPEMAKRYAFLRDVPFLSYQSGRPGLLIGLNNIHVIAPIETKLGGPGEPIAVKSKLGWTVYGPQTGETISEAFVGHHAVSNQAIHDLIKVHYALEESATAVLQESKEDRRARDILERTTKRIGDRFETGLLWRADDIVFPNSFPMALRRLEHLERRLEKTPELYEIVRQQVIEYQNKGYAHRATAEELTKMDRRRMWYLPLNVVLNPKKPGKVRLVWDAAARVDGVSLNSQLLKGPDLLTALPEIVCRFRERPVAFGGDIREMYHQLRIREVDKSAQLFLFRANRTDEPAIYIMDVATFGATSSPCSAQFIKNLNALEFSNDFPSAAEAIIKSHYVDDYFDSVDYVEEAVQRAKDVAYVHAKGGFQIRNWVSNSEEVLRNLGEQKVVTNVRLTQDKNIETERILGIVWNPTEDTFLFSANHRPDLEAFLEGDERPTKRIILSCVMGFFDSQGPQFLYQPGENWPIQKLPPANIGEEMRAHLLFHDTASHVEPLIHVQMMSRWTHIVRVTSYVLRFAANCRRKQKGEPIWTTKAVGNHTKLLKSQWSHICWPLQQEEFQKAETVLWKQAQLAGFPDEVCTMKRAQKANLTSAKIERGSLLYKLTPVMDDNGVIRMTSSQADWFNIIMSDSGTQTAKQCLTS; encoded by the exons ATGCAAACGTTGCAGAATGAGCAGAAGTCGAAAGATGAAGAGCTACAAATGGAACGGATCATGAGAGAGAAGCGCATCGAGATGGATCTAGAGTTCAAGAAAAAACGTATGGCCATGGAGAAACATATGAGGGACAGAGAGATGGAATTGGAGAGGGAGTTGCTTGAACAATCACTCGCACAGGAAAAGGAGCATTTAAACCGGATGAAACTGATGAGACTTCAGTATCGATCTCAAATGGATCAAGTCCAGCAGGAGATAAAACAGTTGAACACAACGTCCGAAGCTGATGAAACTCCGAAGGCAGTTGATCGGAATCCAGCCTTTCTGGGAGAGAGTTCTCGAGCGACTTTCGTCAACGCGGATGCTACAAATGTCTCTGTTCGATCGAACTTGTCAAAGTTTAAGCCACTCGCCCCAAGTAAACAAGGTCATGAAACCGACAGCGACGATAGCGATGAGACGTCTGACAGCGAGTCTTCAGAGGAGGAGTCTGCAGAGGATGAATCGGATTCCGAAGCGGAGAAACCAAGGACGGGACCGTCCAAGGCTCAGCTGGCGGCCAGAAACGGAATTACGAAAAGGTTACCTATTTTCACCGGAAAGCCCGAAGAATGGCCGTTATTCATCGGGGCATTTGAAGCATCGACGGAAGCATGTGGTTTCAGCGAAGTCGAAAATCTTGTCCGCTTGCAAGAGAGCTTAAAAGGGCCGGCTTTAGAAAGCGTGCGTTGCCAACTTCTGTTGCCAAAATCCGTTCCTCGAGTCATAAAGAAGTTGCGTCAGATGTACGGAAGGCCGGAGCAGCTGCTCCAATGCCACTTGGAGCGGATTCGGAAGTTGGATTCACCGAAGGCAGATAAGCTCGCAAGCTACGTTCCGTTTGGCAACGCCGTAGAGCAACTCTGCGATCACCTCAAGATGGCCGGACTAAAGGAGCATCTAGTAAACCCTCTTCTTCTACAAGATTTGGTAGACAAGCTACCGTCTGGTGACAAACGCGAATGGGTTCgatataagaagaagaagaagtctgtGACTCTATGTACGCTTTCGAAATTCCTATCGAAAATCGTAGCTGAGGCGTGTGAAGCCAACGTTTCGTTAGAGATCAAACCAGATCCAAGGGTTTCTGTGTCGACGAAGGCCACCAAAGGGATATCGAAGGGAGCCGTGTTCAACCACAGTTCGTTGGAACCTTCCAATAAAAGCGACGATGCAAGACGGTCACAAAAGCCGTGTATAGTGTGCCAACGCAATGATCATCGTCTGAGATATTGCGAAGACTTTAAAAAACTGCCTGCGGCCGATCGCATCAAGCTAGCGCAGCAAAAAAAGCTTTGCAAGGTATGCCTCAACGACCACGGGAATGCTGAGTGTAAATTCAAGCTACGTTGTAATGTTGGCGATTGCCAACAACGCCACAATCCGCTTCTGCATCCCCCACAAACGACGTTAGCGATTAATGCGCATGTACGAGTGAACGGTTCAATTCTTTTCCGTATGCTACCCGTTTTGCTGCACTGCGGACAAAAGTCTGTGAGCACTCTGGCATTCCTCGATGAAGGTGCTTCGGTAACACTGATTGAGCAGCATTTGGCAGATAAAATTGGCGCAAGCGGCGTGAATCTCCCATTAACAATCAACTGGACTTCAGATATTTCCAGAACTGAAAGCGACTCGATCTGCACAAATTTATGGATTTCATCCCCTGGAAGCAACGAGAAGAATTTGCTGAAGACGGTGCAGACGGTTCGTGAGTTGCTTCTTCCTGCACAATCGCTTGAATCCCCGGAAATGGCGAAGCGATATGCTTTTCTGCGTGACGTGCCTTTCCTTTCCTATCAAAGTGGGCGCCCAGGACTATTGATCGGGCTAAACAATATCCACGTCATTGCACCTATCGAAACCAAACTAGGTGGACCGGGAGAACCAATCGCAGTGAAATCAAAACTAGGCTGGACCGTGTATGGTCCACAAACGGGAGAAACTATAAGCGAAGCCTTTGTGGGTCATCACGCAGTGAGCAACCAAGCAATTCATGATCTCATAAAAGTGCATTATGCCCTCGAAGAATCGGCGACAGCTGTACTTCAAGAATCGAAGGAAGATCGAAGAGCCCGTGACATCCTGGAACGGACGACGAAACGCATAGGAGACCGTTTTGAGACGGGACTTCTATGGAGAGCTGACGATATAGTGTTCCCGAATAGCTTCCCGATGGCCCTTCGGCGTTTGGAACATCTGGAACGACGTTTAGAAAAAACACCTGAATTGTACGAGATTGTAAGACAACAAGTGATCGAATACCAGAACAAGGGGTACGCGCATAGAGCAACGGCTGAAGAACTGACCAAAATGGATCGTCGCAGGATGTGGTATCTGCCCTTGAACGTGGTTCTAAACCCAAAAAAGCCCGGCAAAGTTCGCCTGGTGTGGGATGCGGCGGCACGCGTCGATGGCGTTTCTCTAAACTCGCAGCTGCTAAAAGGACCCGACTTGCTGACTGCATTACCGGAAATCGTATGCCGCTTTCGAGAGCGACCGGTTGCCTTTGGTGGAGACATCAGAGAGATGTACCACCAATTGAGGATACGCGAGGTGGATAAATCGGCACAGTTATTTCTGTTCAGAGCAAACCGTACAGATGAACCGGCCATCTACATAATGGATGTTGCCACATTTGGCGCCACAAGTTCTCCGTGTTCTGCTCAGTTCATAAAGAACCTGAATGCTCTTGAATTCTCCAACGATTTTCCAAGTGCAGCAGAAGCAATCATCAAAAGCCACTATGTTGATGATTATTTCGACAGCGTGGACTACGTAGAAGAAGCTGTTCAACGAGCGAAGGACGTGGCATACGTACATGCAAAAGGAGGATTCCAAATCAGAAATTGGGTGTCCAACTCTGAGGAAGTGCTTCGCAACCTCGGAGAACAGAAAGTCGTGACCAACGTTCGTTTGACGCAGGACAAAAACATCGAAACCGAACGCATCCTGGGAATTGTATGGAATCCGACTGAGGACACTTTCTTGTTTTCTGCAAATCATCGACCGGATCTTGAGGCGTTTCTCGAAGGCGACGAAAGACCTACAAAGCGTATCATCCTCAGCTGCGTGATGGGATTTTTTGACTCCCAAG GTCCACAGTTTTTGTATCAGCCTGGAGAGAACTGGCCAATTCAAAAACTTCCACCGGCCAATATCGGCGAAGAAATGCGAGCTCATTTGCTGTTCCACGACACAGCTAGCCATGTGGAACCACTGATTCACGTTCAAATGATGTCACGGTGGACTCACATCGTCAGAGTGACTTCGTACGTGCTAAGGTTCGCTGCAAATTGTCGTCGCAAGCAAAAGGGCGAACCGATCTGGACTACGAAAGCAGTTGGGAATCATACGAAGTTGTTAAAATCACAATGGTCTCACATCTGCTGGCCGTTACAACAAGAAGAGTTCCAGAAAGCAGAAACAGTGTTGTGGAAGCAGGCTCAACTTGCTGGTTTCCCGGACGAAGTCTGTACGATGAAGCGAGCACAGAAAGCGAATCTAACATCGGCGAAAATTGAAAGAGGCAGTCTTCTGTATAAATTGACTCCCGTTATGGACGACAATGGAGTCATACGT ATGACGTCATCACAAGCAGATTGGTTCAACATTATCATGAGCGATTCGGGCACGCAAACCGCGAAACAGTGTTTAACGAGCTGA